The following proteins are encoded in a genomic region of Stegostoma tigrinum isolate sSteTig4 chromosome 2, sSteTig4.hap1, whole genome shotgun sequence:
- the LOC125467537 gene encoding E3 ubiquitin-protein ligase NHLRC1-like gives MSDAGSERQARSLVRDIELHVLECKVCFERFGSSPARRPCSLPCGHAVCRQCAWALCRPEPRRQLECPFCRWSGPASRAADCLPLLQLAELLSSAAAEPLSTGTWPAELSSVLGGWGELLNPRGLAVCSRSGALALVQDGEQPLRLLEWGGRPPLRLSPGPSADNPPVYPLDVAVAGGGQLLVVTDAGDRSVKVFARRPDGRLELVLTEGGFGLPWGLDCGSAERLALTDWAQGSLLLLDLQLPGGASLRRDSICHGLCHPREVAVSRRDGCIHVVEHPGSRGGRRLKTFNSRGHLVRQLDGLSRSPGAGLGISGIAVDGQGNVVLADGDSGTVVWVGGSDNWHCRTLIERGLVRPVALAWAADHTLMVLDAGDHTLKVYTVR, from the coding sequence ATGAGCGACGCCGGGTCCGAGCGGCAGGCCCGCAGCCTGGTGCGGGACATCGAGCTCCACGTGCTCGAGTGCAAGGTGTGTTTCGAGAGGTTCGGCAGCAGCCCGGCCCGCCGACCGTGCAGCCTGCCGTGCGGCCACGCCGTGTGCAGGCAGTGCGCCTGGGCCCTCTGCCGGCCCGAGCCCCGGAGGCAGCTCGAGTGCCCTTTCTGCCGCTGGAGCGGGCCCGCGTCACGGGCCGCCGATTGCCTGCCCCTGCTGCAGCTGGCCGAGCTGCTGTCCTCAGCGGCCGCCGAGCCTCTCAGTACGGGGACCTGGCCGGCGGAGCTCAGCTCCGTgcttgggggttggggtgagttGCTCAACCCCCGGGGTCTGGCAGTCTGCTCTCGCTCCGGAGCCCTGGCCCTGGTGCAGGACGGCGAGCAGCCGCTCCGGCTCTTGGAGTGGGGAGGCCGCCCGCCCCTGCGCCTGAGCCCGGGCCCCAGCGCCGACAACCCGCCCGTCTACCCGCTGGACGTGGCGGTGGCCGGAGGCGGGCAGCTGCTGGTGGTGACGGACGCCGGGGACCGGTCGGTCAAGGTGTTTGCCCGTAGGCCGGACGGCCGGCTCGAACTGGTGCTAACGGAAGGCGGCTTCGGCCTGCCCTGGGGGCTGGACTGCGGCTCGGCCGAGCGCTTAGCCCTGACCGACTGGGCCCAGGGCTCGCTGCTGCTGCTCGACCTGCAGCTGCCCGGCGGGGCCTCACTGCGGCGGGACAGCATCTGTCACGGGCTCTGCCACCCCCGGGAAGTGGCCGTCAGCCGGCGGGACGGCTGCATCCACGTCGTGGAACATCCCGGATCCAGAGGGGGCCGGCGGCTGAAGACCTTCAACAGTCGGGGGCACCTGGTCCGTCAGTTGGACGGCCTGAGCCGGAGCCCCGGAGCCGGCCTCGGCATTTCGGGTATCGCCGTCGACGGTCAAGGCAACGTCGTGCTCGCCGACGGGGACAGTGGCACCGTGGTGTGGGTAGGCGGCTCGGACAACTGGCACTGCAGGACCCTGATCGAGCGGGGCCTGGTCCGGCCTGTGGCCTTGGCCTGGGCTGCTGACCACACCCTGATGGTGCTGGACGCTGGAGATCACACCCTCAAAGTGTACACGGTCCGCTGA